Within the Thermanaeromonas toyohensis ToBE genome, the region GTGTTAAATGACAACCTCCTCGAAGAGCTGCAGAAGCTCCGGAGTAGGGCCTAAATTTTTAAGGCCAGGGAAAAACAGATTGCCCCTGGCCTTAAATTTATTTTTTGAGGTACAAGATTTTGACACGGACAGACTTTCCCTTCGGCTTGCGGTAGAGTTAACTTTATGCTATACTACCGCTGGTGTGCTATTCCACACGCGGCCTGACGCGCAGGACGGTGCCTTTTTAAAGGTCTCCTGTGAGGATGAGGGAGCGGAGGCATAAAACCACAAAGGAGGTATTTTTGGTGTCTGTTGTATCTATGAAGCAGTTATTAGAAGCGGGGGTTCATTTCGGGCATCAGACCCGGCGCTGGAATCCCAAGATGGCCCCTTATATTTTTACCGAGCGTAATGGTATTTATATTATTGACCTGCAACGTACAGTTAAGAAGCTGGAGGAGGCTTATAACTTTGTCCGGGATGTAGCTAAAGAGGGTGGCAAGATCCTCTTTGTAGGCACAAAGAAACAGGCCCAAGACACAGTCAAAGAGGAAGCCGAGCGCTGTGGTATGTTTTATGTTAATGTACGTTGGCTGGGCGGGACCCTTACCAATTTTCAGACTATCCGCCGGCGCATTGAACGCCTAAAAGAGCTGGAACGGATGGAAGAAGAAGGTACGCTAGAGCTCCTTCCCAAAAAAGAAGTTATGGCTTTAAAAAAAGAAAAGGAGAAGCTTGAGCGCTTCCTAGGCGGCATTAAAAACATGAAGCAGCTGCCGGAGGCCCTTTTCGTGGTAGACCCGCGCA harbors:
- the rpsB gene encoding 30S ribosomal protein S2, whose amino-acid sequence is MSVVSMKQLLEAGVHFGHQTRRWNPKMAPYIFTERNGIYIIDLQRTVKKLEEAYNFVRDVAKEGGKILFVGTKKQAQDTVKEEAERCGMFYVNVRWLGGTLTNFQTIRRRIERLKELERMEEEGTLELLPKKEVMALKKEKEKLERFLGGIKNMKQLPEALFVVDPRKERIAVAEARRLGIPIVAIVDTNCDPDEIDYVIPGNDDAIRAVKLITSKIADAVLEGLQGEDQPEAVGE